In a single window of the Sander lucioperca isolate FBNREF2018 chromosome 19, SLUC_FBN_1.2, whole genome shotgun sequence genome:
- the LOC116061856 gene encoding uncharacterized protein LOC116061856, which yields MSQFRWIIMSSFLMLLFHFTAGKYSTSTVRAGDEVTLSCEHVIDDQDKCDSTSWTFGGLRGTVMLLERGEISKEAEDKSDRLSVTEKCSLVIKKVTEDDAGSYTCRQNRSGEQKAVHLSVVTITEQKNDDTVTLNCSVLGYYSGCRHSVKWLYEGYKTDVKTTQHSCSATATFTTSHLNQKSKYNELLKCEVTEEYSREVKLFPFIPPQSSGEKPGENMMI from the exons ATGTCTCAGTTCAGATGGATTATAATGTCTTCATTTCTGATGCTGCTGTTTCACTTTACAG CTGGGAAATATTCCACCTCCACTGTCAGAGCTGGAGATGAAGTCACTTTGTCTTGTGAACATGTGATAGATGATCAAGATAAGTGTGACAGTACTTCCTGGACCTTCGGTGGTTTAAGAGGAACAGTGATGCTGTTGGAACGCGGGGAAATAAGCAAAGAAGCCGAAGATAAATCAGACAGACTGAGTGTTACAGAGAAATGTTCTCTGGTTATAAAGAAGGTCACAGAGGATGATGCTGGTAGTTACACCTGCAGACAGAACAGATCAGGAGAACAAAAGGCTGTTCATCTGTCTGTTGTTACCA TTACTGAGCAGAAGAACGATGATACGGTCACTTTGAACTGCTCTGTGTTAGGATATTATTCAGGGTGTAGACACTCAGTGAAGTGGCTGTATGAGGGTTATAAGACTGACGTGAAGACAACACAGCATTCCTGTTCAGCCACTGCGACATTTACAACATCTCACCTTAATCAGAAGTCAAAGTATAACGAGTTATTGAAGTGTGAAGTAACAGAGGAGTACAGCAGAGAAGTGAAGCTGTTTCCCTTCATCCCTCCTCAGTCCTCAGGAGAGAAACCAGGTGAGAATATGATGATATGA